Proteins from a single region of Chryseomicrobium sp. FSL W7-1435:
- a CDS encoding ABC transporter ATP-binding protein: protein MEKTPLLEVKQAGIQFGGLKAVQNLNVVLYPGELVGLIGPNGAGKTTSFNLLTGVYVPTEGDVFFQGKRINGVAPYKVTQSGMSRTFQNIRLFRDMTVLDNVKVAYHALATHSMLASILRLPSHFAGERKMEEDAIEFLKIFRLDRYKDELAKNLPYGQQRRLEIARALAANPKLLLLDEPAAGMNPQETHDLMELIAFIRTKFDLTILLIEHDMNLVMGVCERIYVLDHGQLLAEGPPEVIRNDPKVIEAYLGEEVTE, encoded by the coding sequence ATGGAAAAGACACCACTACTTGAGGTTAAGCAGGCTGGAATTCAATTTGGTGGATTAAAAGCTGTTCAAAACTTAAATGTTGTTCTTTATCCTGGTGAATTAGTCGGGCTGATTGGGCCCAACGGAGCGGGGAAGACGACAAGTTTCAATCTTTTGACGGGCGTCTATGTTCCAACTGAAGGAGACGTGTTCTTTCAAGGGAAGCGAATTAACGGTGTAGCACCTTACAAAGTCACGCAATCAGGGATGAGCCGAACATTTCAAAACATTCGTTTATTCCGTGATATGACTGTTTTAGACAATGTGAAAGTGGCCTATCACGCTTTAGCTACTCATTCCATGTTGGCATCTATTCTTCGCTTGCCATCACATTTTGCAGGTGAACGCAAAATGGAAGAGGATGCTATCGAATTTTTGAAAATCTTCCGCTTAGATCGTTATAAAGATGAACTGGCAAAAAATCTACCATATGGTCAACAGCGCCGTTTAGAAATCGCTCGAGCACTAGCTGCCAACCCTAAGCTTCTCTTACTTGATGAGCCTGCTGCAGGGATGAATCCACAAGAAACTCACGACTTAATGGAGTTAATCGCTTTCATCCGAACTAAGTTTGATCTGACAATTTTACTTATAGAGCATGATATGAATCTTGTAATGGGAGTTTGTGAACGTATTTATGTGCTGGATCATGGACAATTACTTGCTGAAGGACCTCCGGAAGTCATTCGAAATGACCCGAAAGTAATTGAAGCGTATTTGGGTGAGGAGGTAACGGAATGA
- a CDS encoding DHA2 family efflux MFS transporter permease subunit — MKKPPYGMIAILFIGAFVAFLNNTLLNVALPTIMVEFDVTPSQVQWLTTAYMLVNGILIPASAYFIQKFTNRSLFITAMSLFTLGTLLAFVAPGFWTLVAGRMIQASGSAIMMPLLMNVMLIAFPIERRGTAMGLFGLVMIMAPAIGPTLSGFIVENYSWRVLFAMILPFALLPLLLAIFKLKNITPQREVTLDKFSLVLSSFGFGGLLYGFSVAGDEGWTSWIVLLTLGVGTIGLLWFVLRQLKLDQPLLEFRIYKYPMFALASAISIVLSAAMFSGMILTPLYVQTIRGFSPLDSGLLMLPGALVMAVMSPITGRLFDSFGAKWLAIIGLSISAATTFALSGLTMETSYESIMFLYTMRMFGFSMITMPVMTNGLNQLSTHLYPHGTAMNNTLQQVSGAIGSAIFLTIMNARMTNWINDQVESAKHAGDFPLDSLGQSQFMSQLTRQGMLEGITYSFLIAAIVTMVALLLSFFIKRVVPKREAI; from the coding sequence ATGAAAAAACCTCCATATGGCATGATTGCTATTCTGTTCATTGGTGCATTTGTGGCTTTTCTAAATAACACTCTATTAAATGTTGCACTTCCTACTATTATGGTGGAATTCGATGTAACACCTTCACAAGTGCAATGGCTCACAACTGCCTATATGCTTGTTAATGGTATTTTAATCCCTGCTTCTGCTTACTTCATTCAAAAGTTTACAAATCGCTCACTCTTCATTACAGCGATGAGTCTATTTACACTTGGAACTTTGCTAGCCTTTGTAGCACCAGGCTTTTGGACACTTGTAGCAGGAAGGATGATCCAGGCAAGTGGCTCTGCAATTATGATGCCTCTACTTATGAACGTGATGCTCATTGCATTCCCGATAGAACGAAGAGGAACAGCCATGGGACTATTTGGTCTAGTGATGATTATGGCACCTGCTATAGGACCAACACTCTCTGGTTTTATTGTAGAAAACTATAGCTGGCGTGTATTATTTGCAATGATCTTACCATTTGCTTTATTGCCATTGTTATTGGCCATTTTTAAATTGAAAAATATCACTCCTCAACGAGAAGTGACCCTTGATAAATTTTCATTAGTTCTTTCAAGCTTTGGCTTTGGTGGACTGCTTTATGGATTCAGCGTAGCCGGAGATGAAGGATGGACTTCTTGGATTGTTTTACTTACTCTTGGGGTGGGAACAATTGGACTTCTGTGGTTTGTGTTGAGACAACTGAAGCTTGACCAGCCACTATTAGAATTTAGAATCTATAAATATCCGATGTTTGCTCTCGCCTCTGCTATTTCCATTGTACTTTCGGCAGCGATGTTTTCAGGCATGATTTTAACGCCTCTTTACGTCCAGACGATAAGAGGCTTCAGTCCTTTAGATTCTGGTTTACTTATGCTCCCAGGAGCGCTCGTGATGGCGGTCATGTCTCCCATTACGGGTAGATTGTTTGATTCATTTGGCGCAAAGTGGTTAGCAATCATCGGATTGTCTATATCAGCTGCGACTACGTTTGCTCTAAGCGGGCTGACCATGGAAACAAGTTATGAATCCATCATGTTTCTCTATACTATGCGTATGTTCGGATTTTCTATGATTACTATGCCCGTCATGACAAATGGATTAAATCAACTGAGCACTCATCTTTATCCACATGGAACGGCAATGAATAATACATTGCAGCAAGTATCTGGAGCAATAGGCTCGGCGATTTTTCTAACAATCATGAATGCTAGAATGACAAACTGGATTAATGATCAAGTGGAAAGTGCGAAGCATGCAGGAGACTTCCCCTTAGATTCATTAGGACAATCCCAATTCATGTCTCAATTGACTAGACAAGGGATGTTGGAAGGCATCACCTATTCATTTTTAATTGCAGCTATTGTAACTATGGTCGCATTACTATTAAGCTTTTTCATCAAAAGAGTAGTTCCAAAGCGCGAGGCTATATAA
- a CDS encoding branched-chain amino acid ABC transporter permease: protein MEIIQQIMNGISVGSIYALIALGYTMVYGIIKLINFAHGDVFMLGAFIGFYAITIFQMNFFVALIFSMAITAVIGVLIERIAYKRLRNATRIAALITAIGVSLLIEYGFIFIRGAQPEAYPDVFGRQSVSLFGATIDIKALLILSVSVVLMLLLQFIVHKTKTGKAMRAVSHDTEAAKLMGINVDNTISATFAIGSALAGAAGVIFGLYYTKIDPLMGVIPGLKAFVAAVLGGIGIIPGAMVGGLILGLVETFVSAIGLSLWRDAAAFVILIVILIFRPSGIFGKNSREKV from the coding sequence ATGGAGATCATTCAGCAAATTATGAATGGTATATCAGTGGGAAGTATCTATGCGCTGATAGCATTGGGCTACACGATGGTCTACGGGATTATCAAATTGATAAACTTCGCTCATGGTGACGTGTTCATGTTAGGTGCCTTTATTGGTTTTTATGCTATTACAATCTTTCAAATGAACTTTTTTGTTGCCCTAATCTTTTCCATGGCAATCACAGCAGTCATCGGAGTTCTTATTGAACGTATTGCTTATAAACGTCTTCGAAATGCTACGCGTATAGCTGCACTCATAACGGCAATTGGTGTGTCTTTATTAATTGAATATGGCTTTATATTCATTCGCGGAGCACAACCAGAAGCTTATCCAGATGTGTTTGGAAGACAATCAGTATCTTTGTTTGGAGCAACAATTGATATCAAAGCGTTGCTGATATTATCGGTTTCAGTCGTGCTAATGTTGTTACTTCAATTCATCGTTCATAAAACAAAAACAGGTAAAGCTATGAGAGCTGTTTCTCATGATACAGAGGCAGCAAAATTAATGGGAATTAACGTAGATAATACAATTTCTGCAACTTTTGCGATTGGTTCTGCCCTAGCAGGAGCTGCTGGAGTAATCTTTGGACTTTACTACACTAAAATCGATCCATTAATGGGCGTCATTCCTGGTTTAAAAGCATTTGTTGCGGCTGTGTTAGGTGGCATTGGTATTATTCCAGGAGCCATGGTCGGTGGTTTGATTTTAGGTTTGGTTGAAACATTTGTTAGTGCCATTGGATTGTCTTTATGGCGCGATGCAGCTGCATTTGTTATTTTAATTGTCATTTTAATTTTCCGTCCTTCAGGGATTTTCGGGAAAAATTCAAGAGAGAAAGTGTAG
- a CDS encoding ABC transporter ATP-binding protein encodes MLEVKNIDVFYGNIQALKDVSVTVNEGEIVSLIGANGAGKSTLLKTLSGLLKPKSGSIEFLGSSIAGKAAQGIVKTGISHVPEGRRVFANLTVEENLELGAFLRKDKKGIAEDMQKVFETFPRLLERRKQLSGTLSGGEQQMLAMGRAIMAKPKLLLLDEPSMGLAPLMVKTIFQVIKDINAEGTTILLVEQNAHMALSIANRGYVIETGRVVLSGSAEELHSSEEIRKAYLGGH; translated from the coding sequence ATGCTGGAAGTGAAAAATATAGATGTATTTTATGGCAATATACAAGCGCTGAAAGATGTTTCAGTGACAGTAAACGAAGGCGAAATCGTCTCGCTAATTGGCGCCAATGGAGCAGGGAAGAGTACGCTGCTTAAAACATTGTCTGGTCTCTTAAAACCTAAATCAGGCTCCATTGAATTTCTGGGCTCTTCAATTGCAGGAAAAGCTGCGCAAGGGATTGTGAAAACAGGAATTTCGCATGTTCCTGAGGGTAGACGCGTTTTTGCTAATCTCACTGTTGAGGAAAATCTAGAGCTGGGAGCCTTTTTAAGAAAAGATAAAAAAGGGATTGCAGAAGATATGCAGAAGGTTTTCGAAACATTTCCAAGATTATTGGAACGCAGAAAACAACTTTCAGGCACACTTTCAGGTGGAGAACAGCAAATGCTAGCTATGGGTCGTGCAATAATGGCGAAACCTAAACTATTGTTGCTCGATGAACCTTCGATGGGTCTTGCACCTTTGATGGTTAAGACGATTTTCCAAGTCATTAAAGATATCAATGCAGAAGGAACTACTATCTTACTGGTTGAACAAAATGCACACATGGCGTTATCAATCGCTAACAGAGGCTACGTCATTGAAACAGGTCGAGTTGTATTATCAGGTTCGGCCGAAGAGCTGCATTCTTCTGAAGAAATTCGTAAAGCCTATTTAGGTGGACACTAA
- a CDS encoding branched-chain amino acid ABC transporter permease produces the protein MKKHSRAFWPLLIAALVFYAVVQGLILSGMIGNYEINNLIFISINIILAVSLHLVIGVTGQFSIGHAGFMAVGAYLSAIVTMKLELPFIVAILVGGLVAALAGLIVGIPSLRLRGDYLAIATLGFAEIIRIIFLNIDYVGGAAGMQVGKMTNWTYTFFFMLITILVIVNFTRSRHGIAAISIREDEIASDAMGINTTYYKVVAFVIGSFFAGVAGALFAHNFYIVLPSQFGFLKSVDILILVVLGGLGSLSGAVISAIFLTLVSTFLQNYPETRMIIYSLVLIIVMLYRPQGLMGTKEITDYFRGWTSKGGKGNGKDTTT, from the coding sequence ATGAAAAAACATTCACGTGCGTTTTGGCCACTTTTAATTGCTGCTCTTGTTTTTTATGCGGTTGTACAGGGACTAATCCTAAGTGGCATGATAGGAAACTATGAAATAAATAATTTGATCTTTATTTCAATCAATATTATCCTTGCGGTTAGTTTACATCTGGTTATTGGTGTTACAGGGCAATTTTCGATTGGTCATGCAGGTTTCATGGCGGTAGGCGCATATCTTTCTGCCATCGTTACAATGAAACTAGAGTTGCCTTTTATTGTGGCTATCTTGGTAGGGGGATTAGTTGCGGCATTAGCTGGACTGATTGTAGGGATACCTAGTCTTCGTCTACGCGGAGATTACTTAGCCATAGCAACATTAGGATTTGCTGAAATTATTCGTATTATCTTCCTGAACATTGACTATGTTGGTGGAGCGGCAGGTATGCAAGTCGGCAAAATGACAAACTGGACTTACACATTTTTCTTCATGTTAATCACTATTCTTGTCATCGTAAACTTTACACGGTCGCGTCATGGTATTGCGGCCATATCCATCCGCGAAGATGAAATTGCATCAGATGCGATGGGAATTAATACAACCTATTATAAGGTAGTTGCCTTTGTCATTGGCTCATTCTTTGCTGGGGTTGCAGGTGCATTGTTTGCACACAATTTCTATATTGTATTACCATCACAATTTGGTTTCTTGAAGTCTGTTGATATTTTAATACTTGTTGTTTTAGGTGGTTTAGGTAGCCTATCGGGTGCTGTTATTTCAGCGATTTTCCTCACACTCGTCTCAACATTCTTGCAAAACTATCCAGAAACTCGGATGATCATCTACAGCTTAGTACTAATCATTGTTATGTTGTACCGTCCACAAGGTCTGATGGGTACGAAGGAAATCACAGATTATTTCAGAGGCTGGACTTCAAAAGGAGGTAAAGGCAATGGAAAAGACACCACTACTTGA
- the coaW gene encoding type II pantothenate kinase gives MSSIGIDAGGTLVKLAYWQDEEIVTTYFPSARFDLVKEWIITRFENPKICMTGGRAKQLEHFLGSENYQYVVEFDATIQGVMYQLKKSELQTQETIITNIGTGTSIHYLNGNFHERLAGTGIGGGTLLGLSKVLIGTDDFSEIVAKSEQGSRKWIDVRVEDIYQHNELPIKGSLTASNFGALLTADANANSSDDYLAGIQGMIGEVISSLSIQAADTKNCTDIIYIGTTLENNEMLQKVIASYTILKDKNPLFLPQHGFSGAIGALLTI, from the coding sequence ATGTCTTCAATAGGTATAGATGCTGGAGGTACCCTTGTCAAGTTGGCTTATTGGCAAGATGAGGAAATTGTTACTACGTATTTCCCGTCAGCACGATTTGATTTAGTAAAAGAGTGGATCATCACTCGGTTCGAGAATCCTAAAATTTGTATGACTGGAGGACGAGCCAAACAACTTGAACATTTCTTAGGCTCTGAGAACTATCAATATGTAGTTGAATTTGATGCCACCATTCAAGGTGTTATGTATCAATTGAAAAAAAGTGAGTTACAAACCCAAGAGACCATTATCACGAACATTGGGACGGGAACTTCTATCCATTACTTGAACGGTAATTTCCACGAACGTTTAGCAGGAACGGGAATTGGGGGTGGAACTTTACTCGGATTAAGTAAAGTTTTGATTGGCACTGATGATTTTTCGGAAATTGTAGCTAAGAGTGAGCAAGGATCAAGAAAGTGGATTGATGTGCGAGTGGAAGATATTTATCAGCATAATGAATTACCTATTAAGGGCTCGTTAACGGCAAGCAACTTTGGAGCTCTTCTGACCGCTGATGCAAATGCTAATTCCTCAGATGATTATTTGGCGGGTATCCAAGGGATGATAGGAGAGGTCATTTCTTCACTCTCCATTCAAGCCGCAGATACAAAGAATTGCACAGATATTATCTACATTGGCACAACACTTGAAAATAATGAAATGCTACAAAAAGTTATTGCCTCCTATACAATTTTGAAGGACAAAAACCCACTGTTTTTACCACAACATGGCTTTAGTGGTGCGATTGGTGCTTTGTTAACAATTTAA
- a CDS encoding amidohydrolase, with protein sequence MKTLLYNGTFITMEQEHHSVEAVLLDNGVIQATGTFEELKALADEQLSMQGNVIYPGFIDSHMHLIGHGQKILSADLSTCRSIREILEIVASATPVSGWIVLEGWNDNILMDNRPPTRADLDMIFPDTPVMLKRVCRHVLVANTKALEIAGVSSSIEEMQGGVIGRDSQTGELNGLFYDEAQQLVVKAIPELSVEDLATIIQASIRDLHSLGLTGGHTEDMAYYGAYTNPLSAYRLALGSSFRAHLLRHHLVFQEMVHETGDDFLSFGCMKLFMDGSLGGHTAWLSSPYSDEPELEGVAIHTKEALIEMVKLARNHQAGIAVHVIGDRATEQIVELLENYPPTEGVVDRLIHVNVLSKELVERIANLNVMCDIQPMFVPSDFPWVKDRLGQERLDYAYAWKTLLERGIGLAGGSDAPIETADPLLGIQAAINNPYLPEQELTPFEAIQLYTTGAAKIAGQQNRFGKISPGFVADFTILSEEITKDSIIHLTVEQTIVNGETVYRKEL encoded by the coding sequence ATGAAAACTCTCCTATATAATGGTACATTCATCACTATGGAGCAAGAGCATCATTCGGTTGAAGCTGTCTTACTAGACAACGGAGTTATCCAAGCTACAGGTACTTTTGAAGAATTGAAAGCGCTCGCAGACGAACAACTATCGATGCAAGGAAACGTGATATATCCAGGGTTTATAGATAGTCATATGCACTTAATAGGTCATGGTCAAAAGATTTTATCCGCTGACTTGTCGACTTGCAGGTCTATCCGTGAAATTTTAGAAATAGTTGCCTCTGCAACACCAGTATCAGGTTGGATTGTACTGGAGGGCTGGAACGACAATATTCTGATGGATAATCGACCTCCAACAAGAGCGGATTTAGATATGATATTTCCTGATACACCGGTCATGTTAAAAAGAGTATGTCGCCACGTGCTTGTAGCGAACACAAAAGCACTTGAAATTGCCGGTGTTTCTTCATCGATTGAAGAAATGCAGGGAGGAGTAATTGGCCGTGATTCTCAAACGGGTGAACTAAACGGGTTATTTTATGATGAGGCGCAGCAACTTGTTGTAAAAGCCATTCCTGAACTTTCGGTGGAAGACTTAGCCACTATTATTCAGGCAAGTATACGTGATTTACATAGTCTTGGTTTGACAGGTGGGCATACGGAAGACATGGCATACTATGGAGCTTATACGAATCCGCTAAGTGCCTATCGACTGGCATTAGGAAGTAGTTTCCGAGCCCATCTGTTACGTCATCATCTTGTTTTTCAAGAAATGGTTCATGAGACAGGTGATGACTTCCTATCCTTTGGCTGTATGAAGCTATTTATGGATGGATCATTAGGAGGGCATACTGCTTGGCTGTCTTCTCCTTATTCAGATGAGCCAGAACTTGAAGGGGTAGCGATACATACAAAAGAGGCCTTAATTGAGATGGTTAAACTGGCAAGAAATCACCAAGCGGGTATCGCTGTCCATGTGATTGGAGACCGTGCTACGGAACAGATAGTGGAACTTCTAGAGAACTATCCGCCAACTGAAGGCGTGGTGGACCGATTGATTCACGTAAACGTGTTATCAAAAGAACTAGTTGAGCGAATAGCTAATTTGAATGTTATGTGTGACATCCAACCAATGTTTGTACCTTCTGATTTTCCCTGGGTAAAGGACCGTCTAGGACAAGAAAGACTGGACTATGCATACGCATGGAAGACGCTTTTAGAGAGAGGGATAGGACTAGCAGGTGGCTCAGATGCTCCAATTGAGACTGCTGATCCTTTACTAGGAATTCAAGCTGCCATTAATAATCCCTATTTACCTGAGCAAGAGTTGACCCCTTTTGAAGCAATCCAACTGTACACAACTGGAGCGGCGAAGATTGCAGGACAACAAAATCGTTTCGGTAAGATTAGTCCAGGCTTTGTGGCAGACTTTACGATTTTATCAGAAGAAATTACGAAAGACTCGATTATCCATCTTACAGTTGAACAAACAATCGTGAATGGGGAAACGGTTTATAGAAAGGAATTGTAA
- a CDS encoding OsmC family protein has protein sequence MRHTFHQSLTWDHHRNTVGKVVIADHQLEFSIPAALDGPGRGTNPDELLLSSAAGCYIMTLGAMFERSQIAHADIELRSELVVEVEDGIYRVSELHHYPTILNYPHEKKKILERLVHKADERCMISNALKGSVKIMVHPTFQEEHHENSPI, from the coding sequence ATGCGACATACTTTTCACCAGTCTCTTACTTGGGATCATCACCGTAATACAGTCGGCAAAGTAGTTATAGCTGACCATCAATTAGAATTTTCTATTCCAGCAGCACTAGACGGACCAGGGAGAGGCACAAACCCTGACGAACTCTTATTAAGCTCTGCTGCAGGATGTTATATAATGACGTTAGGCGCAATGTTTGAAAGAAGTCAAATTGCTCATGCAGATATTGAATTACGTTCAGAATTAGTAGTAGAAGTTGAGGATGGGATTTATCGCGTTAGTGAACTGCATCACTATCCTACAATCCTAAATTATCCTCATGAAAAGAAAAAAATACTTGAGCGGTTAGTCCATAAAGCGGATGAACGGTGTATGATTAGTAATGCACTTAAAGGGTCCGTAAAAATTATGGTTCATCCGACATTTCAGGAGGAACATCATGAAAACTCTCCTATATAA
- a CDS encoding ABC transporter substrate-binding protein, with the protein MNLKKSKFASLFLASTMVLATLAACGDTEGGSSADADTIKIGANLELSGPVASYGSSELEGIEMAIEEINADGGVDGKEIELTKVDNKSDAAEATNAAIKLTDQDNVVAIIGAATSGNTVAQVQVAGDAETPLITPSGTSPTVTVAEDGSVNEYAFRTSFIDPFQGTVAANFAANELGVKTAAVYADNSSDYAKGLAASFIEDFEAAGGTIVAQESYVAKDTDFRSTLTRLASADAEFVFIPGYYEEVGLIVKQARELGIDVPLMGADGWDSPTLVELAGADALNNSYIINHYSAEDPEGKAKEFADKFEEKYGKQPNSFNALGYDTVYLLKDAIERAGELDGEKIKDALASTDALELVTGSYSVDENHHPIKSATILEFVDGVQVFNTKVNP; encoded by the coding sequence ATGAATTTGAAAAAATCAAAATTTGCTTCACTGTTTCTTGCTTCGACTATGGTATTAGCTACTCTTGCAGCCTGTGGAGATACAGAAGGTGGCTCATCAGCAGACGCTGACACAATTAAAATTGGTGCCAACCTAGAATTATCAGGTCCAGTTGCTTCTTACGGTTCATCAGAACTTGAGGGAATTGAGATGGCTATTGAAGAAATTAATGCTGATGGCGGGGTTGACGGTAAAGAGATTGAGTTAACTAAAGTTGACAATAAATCCGATGCGGCTGAAGCAACAAATGCTGCTATTAAATTAACAGATCAAGACAATGTAGTAGCTATTATTGGTGCAGCTACATCTGGTAATACAGTTGCACAAGTACAAGTGGCAGGAGATGCAGAGACACCTCTAATCACACCATCAGGTACTAGCCCAACAGTAACTGTAGCTGAAGATGGTTCTGTTAACGAATATGCATTCCGTACATCATTTATCGATCCATTCCAAGGGACAGTAGCTGCTAACTTTGCGGCAAATGAACTTGGCGTGAAAACGGCAGCAGTATACGCAGATAATTCATCAGACTATGCAAAAGGCTTAGCCGCTTCCTTCATTGAAGACTTTGAAGCTGCTGGCGGTACAATCGTTGCTCAAGAATCTTATGTAGCAAAAGATACAGACTTCCGTTCTACATTGACGCGACTTGCTTCTGCTGATGCAGAGTTCGTTTTCATCCCTGGTTATTATGAAGAAGTTGGTCTAATTGTAAAACAAGCACGTGAATTAGGAATTGATGTTCCTCTTATGGGTGCTGATGGATGGGATTCACCAACACTTGTAGAACTTGCAGGGGCAGATGCTTTAAATAATTCTTATATCATCAATCACTACTCTGCTGAAGATCCAGAAGGAAAAGCAAAAGAGTTTGCTGATAAATTTGAAGAAAAGTATGGCAAACAACCAAATTCATTCAACGCCCTAGGCTACGATACAGTATACCTATTAAAAGATGCAATTGAGCGTGCTGGAGAACTTGATGGAGAGAAAATCAAGGATGCACTTGCATCAACTGATGCTCTTGAATTAGTTACAGGCTCTTACTCAGTTGATGAAAACCACCACCCAATTAAATCAGCTACAATCTTAGAATTCGTTGACGGAGTTCAAGTCTTTAATACGAAAGTCAACCCTTAA